A stretch of the Zeugodacus cucurbitae isolate PBARC_wt_2022May chromosome 6, idZeuCucr1.2, whole genome shotgun sequence genome encodes the following:
- the LOC105217369 gene encoding unconventional myosin-Va isoform X3, whose protein sequence is MSSEDMLYAKGSKIWVPHPEQVWESATVQRDYHKGDITIQIVKDSGTSVELSIKPDGSNLPPLRNPAILIGQNDLTAMSYLHEPAVLHNLKVRFCERQIIYTYCGIILVAINPYADLPLYGPSIIRAYRGRSMGELEPHIFALAEEAYTKLEREKCDLSIIVSGESGAGKTVSAKYAMRYFAAVGGSESETQVERKVLASSPIMEAFGNAKTTRNDNSSRFGKFTKLLFKNNMSVMNLTGATMHTYLLEKSRVVFQAPGERNYHIFYQLCDAREMHPELILDHQDKFDYLKMGNSPDIDRVSDKELFKETIQAMIVLGFSTLQITDILNILAGILHLGNIKFVPQCKRGTEEIDPDGCDINHNDLHLHVTAEMLKINPDELRKWLKTRQIESVNEHVLIPNSITTAQAAKDALAKHIYAKLFQYIVQVINKSLNTGSRKQNSFIGVLDIYGFETFEVNSFEQFCINYANEKLQQQFNQHVFKLEQEEYLKEGITWTMIDFYDNQPCIDLIESKLGVLDLLDEECRMPKGSDESWAGKLIEKCNKYPHFEKPRFGTTSFYIRHFSDTVEYDVYGFLEKNRDTVSKELVNVIRQSQMSLCKQLMDMEEVDTLCADAAKVTTLGGRVVISAARQQIAPSKQHRRSVGSQFRESLSSLISTLHATTPHYVRCIKPNDDKVAFKWEASKIVQQLRACGVLETVRISAAGFPSRWSYHDFYMRYQLLCHRSLVNKNDLKQSCQNIVSKWILDVDKYRFGNTQIFFRAGQVAYLEQVRANLRKKYITTIQSVVRRFIHRRRFQRLQRTALGIQRYARGYLARQKAQQMREEHAAVVISKYARGWLCRRRYLRLRHTICGIQQYARGMLARRRFQAAMDHYRAVQIQRFIRGYLARRAYQKKRRAIIVCQSAVRRFLARRQFKRLKAEAKTISHIQKMYKGLENKIISMQQKIDELNRENVSLKSKSSEISVLKMKLEVKKSLELEVRNLKSLVAEKDSNLAALNKQLEIERDEKMQLLEEKDHSVEDWMQQKQVWRMENIELRKQIDQMIEMAKNAEMNTSSRIERTFSEVETYEINEAYQRAIKEKEIIENENYMLKEELSRHQKPNGTRGNNQHSRSVSNASSQNEDDVGYVSAKNTLELRRHQGGENVNQISPETFTTIETTSTPKSGQTSLILKLRNILEEEKKKNKQLSEQLERLMKRNSQTEDSIRVSELEVENEKLRSDYDLLRSSINHGSEMNELEAQYQALQEELRRRRDECIQLKAVLQQQSQSLKSFGTTGVSLRGVDLKSLNDNELIEAFQAQKLVNRQLESELSALTEENNAHLAELTRQIDDLRHEKTQLQELLHNGLEQIDESNIEALRQSERYLRYELQRSVLQYSQLQEEMNTMTRKFETLKQGNDKLMFKLKEHGIPQEGNNKDNDKKAVTHVSKQKIQNYQGVMKFRSEDLDKILQRLVGDMTPRLAIGLLPGFPAYIIFMCIRYTDLINADDDVRDLLSKFVMQIKKIHRNPNVIEIRSLWLVNSITLLNLLKQYGDVEEYVKFNTEKQNQQQLKNFNLYEYRRVILDIIISLYQVLVKQIQTLLERYIVPAILDNDEIQRNRQVQGMRGRTASMDSTSSPEHGKVAAWKLLINHLEQFYKQFQHFGLDRCYSEQIFHQLLYFICAVALNCLMLRGDICMWETGMIIRYNLGYIEDWVRSKGMSNDVLAPLAPLNQVSQLLQSRKSEQDVQSICDLCTSLNTAQVLKVMKSYKLDDYEGEITNTFLEKLTKKLNERDMIKNDEFTMDQKFIHAFKVVFKYSDVKLEDIELPKHLGLEDLLAKI, encoded by the exons ATGTCGAGCGAAGACATGCTATATGCAAAG GGGTCCAAAATTTGGGTTCCCCACCCAGAGCAAGTATGGGAGAGTGCCACAGTGCAGCGAGATTATCACAAAGGCGACATAACCATACAAATCGTCAAAGATTCTGGCACTTCAGTAGAACTTTCTATAAAGCCCGATGGAAGTAATTTACCACCGCTACGTAATCCCGCTATACTAATCGGACAAAATGATCTGACGGCTATGTCATATCTCCATGAACCTGCAGTGTTACACAATCTAAAGGTACGTTTCTGCGAACGACAAATAATTTACACGTACTGTGGCATCATTTTGGTTGCCATAAATCCATATGCCGATCTACCACTATATGGTCCAAGTATTATACGGGCGTATCGTGGCCGTTCAATGGGCGAATTAGAGCCACATATATTCGCTTTAGCGGAAGAAGCATATACGAAACTGGAACGTGAGAAATGTGATTTAAGTATAATTGTAAGCGGCGAGTCGGGTGCGGGTAAAACCGTTTCGGCAAAGTATGCTATGCGTTATTTTGCTGCAGTTGGAGGATCTGAATCAGAGACACAAGTTGAACGTAAAGTACTCGCATCATCGCCCATAATGGAGGCATTTGGCAATGCAAAGACTACACGTAATGATAATAGTTCACGGTTTGGTAAATTTACGAAACTACTGTTTAAGAATAATATGAGTGTTATGAATCTTACGGGTGCCACAATGCACACATATTTGTTGGAGAAGTCACGTGTTGTGTTTCAAGCGCCCGGCGAACGGAACTATCATATATTCTATCAACTTTGCGATGCGCGTGAAATGCATCCCGAGTTAATATTAG ATCACCAGGATAAGTTCGATTATCTAAAAATGGGAAACTCCCCAGATATCGATAGAGTCTCCGACAAAGAGCTATTCAAAGAAACCATACAAGCTATGATTGTGTTGGGCTTTAGCACATTGCAG ATAACAGATATCTTAAACATTCTTGCCGGTATATTGCATTTAGGCAACATAAAATTTGTACCACAGTGTAAAAGAGGCACTGAGGAAATTGATCCAGACGGTTGTGATATCAAT CATAATGATCTCCACCTACACGTTACCGCTGAGATGCTTAAAATTAATCCAGATGAGCTGCGAAAATGGTTAAAAACACGTCAAATCGAATCGGTCAATGAGCATGTGCTTATACCGAATAGCATTACCACTGCACAAGCTGCCAAAGATGCGCTGGCAAAGCATATCTATGCGAAACTCTTTCAGTACATTGTACAAGTGATCAACAAGAGTTTGAATACAGGCAGCCGCAAGCAAAATAGTTTCATTGGCGTTTTGGATATTTACGGTTTTGAGACATTCGAAGTTAATTCATTCgaacaattttgcattaattatgCCAACGagaagttgcaacaacaattcaatcaaCATGTATTCAAGCTGGAGCAAGAGGAATATTTGAAGGAAGGCATCACATGGACAATGATTGACTTCTATGATAATCAGCCATGCATAGACTTGATAGAATCGAAATTGGGCGTGCTTGATCTGCTCGATGAGGAATGCAGG ATGCCCAAAGGCAGTGACGAGAGTTGGGCTGGCAAACTGATTgagaaatgcaataaatatccACATTTTGAAAAACCGCGTTTCGGCACTACAA GCTTCTACATCAGGCATTTCTCCGACACCGTTGAATATGACGTTTATGGTTTCCTTGAGAAGAATCGTGACACCGTATCGAAAGAGCTGGTCAATGTCATACGCCAATCACAGATGTCGCTGTGCAAACAGTTAATGGATATGGAAGAAGTTGATACGCTATGCGCAGACGCCGCAAAAGTGACAACGCTAGGTGGACGCGTGGTGATCAGCGCAGCACGGCAACAG ATCGCGCCATCAAAACAACATCGCCGTTCAGTTGGTTCGCAATTCAGAGAGAGTCTTTCGTCGCTAATATCTACTTTGCATGCAACCACGCCACATTACGTGCGCTGCATAAAG CCCAACGATGATAAGGTGGCCTTCAAATGGGAGGCATCGAAAATCGTACAACAATTGCGCGCCTGTGGTGTACTCGAAACGGTGCGCATCTCAGCTGCTGGTTTTCCATCACGCTGGTCCTATCATGATTTTTATATGCGCTACCAATTGTTGTGCCATCGCTCGTTGGTCAATAAGAACGACTTGAAACAATCGTGTCAGAATATTGTATCCAAGTGGATACTCGATGTGGACAAGTATCGTTTCGGCAATACGCAAATATTCTTCCGCGCCGGTCAGGTAGCCTATCTGGAACAGGTGCGCGCCAACCTGCGCAAGAAGTACATAACGACAATTCAGTCGGTGGTGCGACGTTTCATACATCGACGACGCTTTCAGCGTTTGCAGCGCACGGCGCTCGGTATACAACGGTATGCGCGCGGCTATTTGGCACGACAGAAGGCACAGCAGATGCGCGAGGAGCATGCGGCTGTTGTCATATCGAAATATGCGCGCGGTTGGCTGTGTCGCCGCCGTTATTTGCGACTGCGCCACACTATTTGTGGCATACAGCAGTATGCGCGCGGTATGCTGGCGCGCCGACGCTTCCAGGCCGCCATGGATCATTATCGCGCGGTCCAAATTCAGCGTTTCATACGCGGTTATTTGGCGCGACGCGCCTACCAGAAGAAACGACGGGCGATCATTGTGTGCCAGTCGGCGGTGCGTCGCTTCTTGGCGCGACGCCAATTCAAGCGGCTGAAGGCGGAGGCGAAAACCATTTCGCATATACAGAAAATGTACAAGGGCCTCGAGAACAAGATCATCTCAATGCAACAGAAGATTGACGAGCTGAATCGCGAAAATGTTAGCCTGAAATCGAAGTCCAGCGAAATTTCTGTGCTAAA AATGAAACTGGAAGTGAAGAAATCACTGGAACTCGAAGTGCGTAATCTTAAATCGCTCGTTGCCGAAAAGGATAGTAATTTGGCGGCATTGAATAAACAACTGGAGATTGAACGCGATGAAAAAATGCAATTACTCGAGGAGAAAGATCACTCCGTGGAGGATTGGATGCAACAGAAGCAGGTGTGGCGCATGGAGAATATCGAATTGCGCAAACAAATCGATCAAATGATCGAAATGGCGAAGAATGCCGAAATGAATACCAGTTCGCGTATTGAACGTACTTTCTCCGAAGTGGAAACCTATGAAATTAATGAGGCCTACCAGCGTGCCATTAAAGAGAAGGAGATTATCGAAAATGAGAACTACATGCTGAAGGAGGAGTTGAGTCGTCATCAAAAACCGAATGGCACACGTGGCAATAATCAACACTCACGTTCGGTTAGTAATGCTTCGAGTCAGAATGAAGATGACGTCGGCTATGTATCCGCCAAGAATACCCTCGAACTGCGCCGCCATCAAGGTGGTGAGAATGTAAACCAAATATCACCGGAAACCTTTACGACAATCG AGACTACATCAACACCGAAATCGGGTCAAACGAGTCTGATTTTGAAATTGCGCAACATACTCGAAGAGGAGAAAAAGAAGAACAAGCAGTTGAGTGAACAATTAGAACGGCTAATGAAGCGAAATAGTCAAACCGAAGATTCCATacg CGTTTCCGAACTCGAGGTGGAGAATGAAAAACTGCGTAGCGACTACGATCTCTTGCGCAGCAGCATAAATCACGGCTCCGAAATGAACGAATTAGAAG ctCAATACCAAGCGCTGCAAGAGGAACTACGCCGTCGTCGTGATGAGTGCATACAGCTAAAAGCTGTTCTACAACAGCAAAGTCAGTCGTTGAAGTCATTCGGCACTACGGGCGTGTCGTTGCGTGGCGTGGATTTGAAGAGTTTGAATGACAATGAATTGATCGAGGCTTTCCAAGCACAGAAGCTGGTCAATCG ACAATTGGAATCCGAGTTGAGCGCCTTAACCGAAGAGAATAACGCACATCTCGCCGAGTTAACACGTCAAATTGATGACTTGCGTCACGAAAAGACACAACTACAGGAGCTGCTACATAATGGACTCGAGCAAATCGACGAAAGTAATATTGAGGCATTGCGACAGAGTGAACGGTATTTGCGATACGAGTTGCAACGTTCTGTATTGCAATACTCACAGCTGCAG GAGGAAATGAACACTATGACTCGTAAATTCGAGACGCTAAAGCAGGGCAACGACAAGCTAATGTTCAAACTGAAAGAGCATGGCATTCCACAAGAAGGTAATAATAAGGACAATGATAAGAAGGCTGTGACGCATGTGAGCAagcagaaaattcaaaattaccaAG GTGTTATGAAATTCCGCAGTGAAGATCTTGATAAGATTCTGCAACGTCTGGTGGGTGATATGACGCCACGACTAGCTATTGGATTATTGCCTGGTTTCCCTGCCTATATAATATTCATGTGTATACG TTATACTGATCTTATAAACGCTGACGACGACGTACGCGATCTACTGAGCAAATTCGTAATGCAGATCAAGAAAATTCACCGTAATCCAAATGTTATCGAAATTCGTTCACTTTGGTTGGTTAATTCCATCAC ACTACTCAATTTATTGAAGCAATATGGTGACGTTGAAGAATATGTTAAATTCAATACGGAAaagcaaaatcaacaacaacttaAGAATTTCAATCTGTACGAGTATCGACGCGTAATATTAGACATAATTATCAGTTTATACCAGGTGTTGGTGAAGCAGATACAAACCTTATTGGAGCGTTATATCGTACCAGCCATACTCGATAATGACGAAATCCAACGTAATCGGCAAGTACAAGGTATGCGTGGTCGTACTGCCTCAATGGATTCCACGTCATCACCCGAGCATGGTAAAGTAGCCGCCTGGAAGCTGCTCATCAATCACCTGGAACAATTTTACAAGCAATTCCAACACTTCGGCTTAGATCGTTGCTACTCCGAACAGATTTTCCATCAATTGTTGTATTTCATTTGTGCGGTCGCgttaaattgtttaatgttACGTGGTGATATTTGTATGTGGGAGACGGGCATGATTATACGTTACAATTTAGGTTATATCGAGGATTGGGTGCGCAGCAAGGGCATG TCAAATGATGTTTTGGCTCCATTGGCTCCACTGAATCAAGTGTCACAGTTGTTGCAGTCGCGCAAGAGCGAACAAGATGTCCAAAGTATTTGTGATTTGTGCACATCGTTGAATACGGCGCAAGTGTTGAAG GTCATGAAATCATACAAACTGGATGATTACGAAGGTGAAATAACAAATACGTTTTTGGAGAAACTCACCAAGAAGCTAAATGAACGTGACATG ATTAAAAACGACGAATTTACTATGGATCAGAAATTCATACATGCCTTCAAGGTCGTGTTCAAGTATAGTGATGTCAAATTGGAGGATATTGAGTTGCCGAAACATTTAGGGCTTGAAGATTTATTggcgaaaatttaa